The following coding sequences are from one Devosia neptuniae window:
- a CDS encoding flavin reductase family protein, with translation MSDAAAPERVIDVRTFWQAVGLRAVGTAIVTAEADDGPRGFLALSATHLSAEPPLMMISVDKKTSALQTILDAGHFAINYLASGQADLAGPFGGKGELKGADRFQLGHWGRLATGAPVLDGAAGVIDCRVEEVIERFGTAIILGRVVDFSATPDVTPLVSYKGGTL, from the coding sequence ATGTCTGATGCTGCCGCGCCCGAACGGGTCATTGATGTTCGCACATTCTGGCAGGCGGTGGGTCTGCGGGCGGTGGGCACTGCCATTGTTACGGCCGAGGCCGACGACGGTCCGCGGGGTTTTCTGGCGCTGTCGGCAACGCATTTATCGGCCGAGCCGCCGCTGATGATGATCTCGGTCGACAAGAAAACCTCGGCGTTGCAGACCATTCTCGATGCCGGGCATTTTGCCATCAATTATCTGGCAAGTGGGCAGGCGGACCTGGCAGGGCCGTTTGGCGGCAAGGGCGAGCTCAAGGGCGCGGATCGGTTTCAGTTGGGGCACTGGGGCAGGCTGGCAACGGGGGCGCCGGTGCTGGACGGGGCGGCCGGGGTGATCGATTGCCGGGTTGAGGAAGTGATCGAGCGGTTCGGCACGGCGATCATTCTGGGCCGGGTGGTGGACTTCAGTGCGACGCCGGATGTGACGCCGCTAGTGTCCTACAAAGGCGGAACTCTGTGA
- a CDS encoding LacI family DNA-binding transcriptional regulator, with product MSTVSRALANEIGISDAVRRDVQRMARALGYKSKHTNGQAAGDKRAVALVPLGSATSGLSGFYFGILEGMRAQAAEMGMVLDVRLVNEAVVTLDLIKKQMAQTDAEGVLLAGIDAWDGLVQWADETDSSVVLVNGADPKMQVSGAAPANFYGAFMATQRLIDAGHRRILHYGQKSRPTLLQRQRGFQAAIAANPGVTGTVVYGAECRTEQLLADVLAGVHDVTAVFSWNDIAAVEMLEGLYAADSPLVEGFSIIGFDDLPIAGMATPRLSTIRVDREAIGRSAVRLLVQHMDGERAVLQVETGVSMVAGETVFSI from the coding sequence GTGAGCACGGTGTCGCGCGCGCTGGCCAATGAAATCGGCATTAGCGACGCGGTGCGGCGCGATGTGCAGCGCATGGCGCGGGCGCTGGGCTATAAGAGCAAGCATACCAATGGCCAAGCCGCCGGCGATAAGCGCGCGGTGGCACTGGTGCCGCTGGGGAGCGCGACGAGCGGGTTATCGGGGTTCTATTTCGGGATTCTGGAAGGCATGCGGGCGCAGGCCGCCGAAATGGGCATGGTGCTCGATGTGCGGCTGGTCAATGAAGCGGTGGTGACGCTGGATCTGATCAAGAAGCAGATGGCCCAGACCGATGCGGAAGGCGTGTTGCTGGCGGGGATCGACGCCTGGGATGGGCTGGTGCAATGGGCCGATGAGACCGATAGTTCGGTGGTGCTGGTCAATGGTGCGGACCCCAAAATGCAGGTCAGTGGCGCGGCTCCGGCCAATTTCTACGGCGCCTTCATGGCGACGCAGCGGCTAATCGATGCCGGGCATAGGCGCATCTTGCATTATGGGCAAAAGAGCCGGCCGACATTGCTACAGCGGCAGCGCGGCTTTCAGGCAGCGATTGCGGCAAATCCGGGTGTGACCGGGACAGTCGTTTATGGCGCGGAGTGCCGGACCGAGCAGCTTTTGGCCGATGTGCTGGCCGGTGTGCATGACGTGACGGCTGTTTTCAGCTGGAATGATATCGCGGCGGTGGAGATGCTTGAGGGGCTCTATGCGGCCGATAGCCCGCTGGTCGAGGGCTTTTCGATCATCGGGTTTGACGACCTGCCGATTGCCGGCATGGCGACGCCGCGGCTGAGCACGATACGGGTGGATCGCGAGGCGATTGGGCGCTCGGCCGTGCGGCTGCTGGTGCAGCATATGGATGGCGAGCGGGCCGTGCTGCAGGTGGAAACCGGCGTCAGCATGGTGGCCGGCGAGACTGTGTTCTCGATCTAA
- a CDS encoding heparinase II/III-family protein, producing the protein MDLRRWNVKHVRMTLDGAAAFVPFARDVAEIRAQVGSQAIEALLESARADIGADIPALPAELYLEYQRTGRREGYEDAQRARRNMLYRLTLTEWLEQSGEFVAAAENLLWARLEETNWAWPAHARTLDFPDRPTVDLAAAMSGLDLAEADYLLGDKLSPQLRARIRSETNRRTIAPFLERNDHWWLHTTPAKQVNNWTAVCVAGVVGAACYFETDLDRLAEIITRGLHSLADYLDTFDSQGGSSEGPDYWSYGFGNYVVLAHLLAERTGGQIDLLDLPIVREIAQFPVRTVLTQGVWASFSDSDSNPSFHPGLLSYLAKNLDLPALTELGTRNDFGVQMFNQFVWPLRQYAWPLPDKSVAFGGTPHDWFADMGWMISRLDPADPKSLRLAIKGGHNDEMHNQNDVGSLIVVQGGKVVLTDPGRGRYSKAYFGPERYANIMTSSRGHSVPVVNGFEQAEGAERAAKVLVHSNGADRDELALDMAAAYPAKAGLRQLQRSVSFDRHAPGGRIALSDSFSFANGGGIFNRCW; encoded by the coding sequence TTGGATTTGCGGCGCTGGAACGTCAAACATGTTCGCATGACGCTCGACGGCGCGGCTGCCTTTGTCCCGTTTGCGCGTGATGTTGCTGAAATTCGGGCGCAGGTGGGATCGCAGGCTATCGAGGCTTTGCTCGAAAGCGCCCGTGCCGATATCGGCGCTGACATTCCGGCACTGCCGGCCGAACTTTACCTTGAATATCAGCGCACCGGGCGGCGCGAGGGCTATGAAGATGCCCAGCGAGCGCGGCGCAATATGCTCTATCGGCTGACGCTGACTGAATGGCTGGAGCAGAGCGGGGAATTTGTAGCGGCGGCCGAGAACCTGCTGTGGGCGCGGCTGGAAGAGACCAATTGGGCTTGGCCGGCGCATGCGCGAACACTGGATTTTCCGGATCGACCGACGGTTGATCTGGCGGCGGCGATGAGCGGGCTTGATCTGGCCGAGGCCGATTACCTGCTGGGCGACAAGCTCTCTCCCCAATTGCGCGCCCGCATTCGCAGCGAGACCAATCGGCGGACCATTGCTCCGTTCCTTGAGCGCAATGATCATTGGTGGCTGCATACGACGCCGGCCAAGCAGGTCAACAACTGGACCGCCGTGTGCGTGGCCGGTGTGGTTGGCGCGGCGTGTTATTTCGAGACGGATCTCGATCGGCTCGCCGAAATCATCACGCGCGGGCTGCATAGCCTGGCGGACTATCTGGACACGTTCGACAGCCAGGGCGGCTCGTCCGAGGGGCCGGATTACTGGTCCTATGGCTTTGGCAATTATGTGGTGTTGGCGCATTTGCTGGCAGAGCGGACGGGCGGGCAGATCGATCTGCTGGACTTGCCCATTGTGCGCGAGATTGCGCAATTCCCGGTGCGGACGGTGTTGACGCAGGGTGTGTGGGCGAGCTTTTCGGATTCCGACAGCAATCCCAGTTTTCATCCCGGGCTACTGTCCTATCTGGCCAAGAATCTCGATCTGCCGGCGCTGACCGAATTGGGCACGCGCAATGATTTTGGCGTGCAGATGTTCAACCAGTTCGTCTGGCCGCTGCGCCAATATGCCTGGCCGTTGCCGGACAAAAGCGTGGCTTTTGGGGGAACGCCTCATGACTGGTTCGCCGATATGGGCTGGATGATCTCCCGGCTTGATCCGGCTGATCCCAAATCGCTGCGGCTCGCCATCAAGGGCGGGCATAATGACGAGATGCACAACCAGAACGATGTCGGCTCGTTGATCGTCGTGCAGGGCGGCAAGGTGGTGCTCACCGATCCGGGGCGGGGGCGCTATTCCAAGGCCTATTTCGGGCCTGAACGCTACGCCAATATCATGACCTCCTCGCGCGGCCATTCGGTGCCGGTGGTCAATGGCTTCGAGCAGGCCGAAGGCGCCGAGCGCGCTGCCAAAGTGCTGGTGCACAGCAATGGGGCCGACCGGGACGAGCTGGCGCTGGATATGGCTGCGGCCTATCCGGCCAAGGCGGGCTTGCGCCAATTGCAGCGCAGCGTGTCGTTTGACCGGCATGCGCCGGGCGGACGGATCGCGCTCAGCGATAGTTTCAGTTTCGCCAATGGCGGGGGGATTTTCAATCGGTGCTGGTGA
- a CDS encoding ABC transporter substrate-binding protein: MKQDVLVHRTFKRPGRGLAGAVALAALLAAAAPALAQQQSPILDALVESGELPPVAERLPTNPLVVEPVDSVGTYGGTWRSALRGGLDNAWIARTVAYDGLVRYDREWKEIIPNLAESWEVSEDAKTYTFKLREGLKWNNGKPFTTADIEFAVQLHKEPTYVGPGGFLRNPNNPVELEVVDETTFKFIFEKPNGVLMDELASVNGLTIVSLSKDYCGQFYPPINPKAAEEAKAAGFDTWEAMMLNRCAWATETIRWANPDLPFMNAWMVKEPLTGSATRVTFERNPYYWKVDTEGNQLPYIDNLEMRVSDSVEELTLLALNGQIDFQDRHISTVANQPLFFDGQEAGDYRMGEEIQSSSNTMVIQFNLNHIDAKRRELFQNKDFRIGISHAIDRAEIIDVVFTGQGEPFQVAPRPESPFYNETYAKQYTEFDPALAAQHLEAAGLVKGADGMYTFADGSPLVVTIDTIASLRPEWPDMLELIQLQLEAAGIKLEINNIDRTLYYDKRPIGDYDAQVWGGDGGLDVVQEPRYYMANSPESVWAFRWQAWFNGTTPDIAEEPAPWAKQQMDLYNQLRGEGDPAKRTDLMKQILTIGQENFPVIGVSLPGNTYYIAKNNMRNIPQTMFQAYLFPTPAPYDPFQWYFAAE, from the coding sequence ATGAAACAAGACGTCCTGGTTCATCGAACCTTTAAGCGGCCCGGCCGTGGCCTCGCGGGGGCTGTCGCCCTGGCAGCCTTGCTGGCCGCAGCGGCCCCGGCGCTGGCCCAACAGCAATCGCCAATTCTGGATGCGTTGGTGGAAAGCGGTGAATTGCCGCCGGTCGCCGAGCGCCTGCCGACCAATCCGCTGGTGGTGGAGCCGGTAGACAGTGTCGGCACCTATGGCGGCACCTGGCGCTCAGCGCTTCGCGGCGGGCTGGATAATGCCTGGATCGCCCGTACCGTCGCCTACGACGGGCTGGTGCGCTACGACCGCGAATGGAAAGAGATCATTCCCAATCTGGCCGAGAGTTGGGAAGTCAGCGAAGACGCGAAAACCTATACGTTCAAGCTGCGCGAAGGGCTAAAGTGGAATAACGGCAAGCCGTTTACGACCGCCGATATCGAATTTGCCGTGCAGTTGCACAAGGAGCCGACCTATGTCGGACCGGGCGGCTTCCTGCGCAATCCCAATAATCCCGTCGAGCTGGAAGTGGTCGACGAGACGACGTTCAAATTCATCTTTGAAAAGCCCAATGGCGTGCTGATGGATGAATTGGCCAGCGTCAACGGGCTCACCATCGTGTCGCTGAGCAAGGATTATTGCGGGCAGTTCTACCCGCCGATCAATCCGAAAGCCGCTGAAGAAGCCAAGGCCGCCGGGTTCGATACCTGGGAAGCCATGATGCTCAACCGCTGTGCCTGGGCCACGGAAACCATCCGCTGGGCCAACCCGGACCTGCCGTTCATGAACGCGTGGATGGTGAAGGAGCCGCTGACCGGCAGCGCCACCCGCGTCACCTTCGAACGCAATCCCTATTATTGGAAGGTCGATACCGAGGGGAACCAGTTGCCCTATATCGACAACCTCGAAATGCGGGTGTCAGATTCAGTGGAAGAGCTGACGCTGCTTGCCCTCAACGGTCAGATCGATTTCCAGGACCGCCATATCTCGACCGTGGCTAATCAGCCGCTATTCTTTGACGGGCAGGAAGCGGGCGACTACCGCATGGGTGAGGAAATCCAGTCCTCCTCCAACACGATGGTTATCCAGTTCAACCTCAACCACATCGACGCCAAACGCCGCGAGCTGTTCCAGAACAAGGATTTCCGCATCGGCATTTCGCATGCCATCGATCGCGCGGAAATCATCGATGTGGTGTTCACTGGTCAAGGCGAGCCTTTCCAGGTGGCGCCGCGTCCGGAGTCCCCGTTCTACAATGAGACTTATGCCAAGCAGTATACCGAATTCGATCCGGCCTTAGCGGCGCAACATCTCGAAGCGGCCGGCTTGGTCAAGGGCGCTGACGGCATGTACACCTTCGCCGACGGCTCGCCATTGGTGGTCACGATCGACACCATTGCCTCGCTTCGTCCCGAATGGCCCGACATGCTGGAGCTAATTCAGCTGCAGCTTGAAGCCGCAGGGATCAAGCTCGAAATCAATAATATCGACCGCACACTCTATTATGACAAGCGGCCGATCGGCGACTATGACGCCCAGGTCTGGGGCGGCGACGGCGGCCTCGATGTGGTGCAGGAGCCCCGCTACTACATGGCCAACAGCCCGGAATCCGTATGGGCGTTCCGTTGGCAGGCCTGGTTTAACGGCACGACTCCAGACATTGCCGAGGAACCGGCTCCCTGGGCCAAGCAGCAGATGGACCTCTACAACCAACTGCGCGGTGAAGGCGATCCGGCAAAGCGCACCGATCTGATGAAGCAGATCCTGACCATCGGGCAGGAGAACTTCCCGGTGATCGGCGTCAGCCTGCCCGGCAACACCTACTACATTGCCAAGAACAATATGCGGAACATCCCGCAGACCATGTTCCAGGCTTACCTGTTCCCCACCCCTGCACCCTACGATCCATTCCAGTGGTACTTCGCCGCTGAATAG
- a CDS encoding ABC transporter permease — MLRFVTGRLIAMVLTMWAVSFVAFAIIQLPPGDYLTTYVATLSANGDRVDPAAIDALRQQYGFGEPYLVQYWKWVSGIVLRGDFGQSFEWKAPVTSLIWGRLGNSILLEGLAVVVMWLVALPIGIYAAVRKYSLGDYLATIGGFIGLAIPNFFFALILMYLSFVWFGETIGGLFSPGMENARWSVERIWDFLSHAWAPILVLSTAGTAELIRILRANLLDELKKPYVTTARAKGLSEMRAILKYPVRVALNPLVSTIGWLLPALVSSSVIVSVVLNLPTAGPLLLRSLTSQDMYLAGAIIMLLGILTVIGTLISDLILAWIDPRIRYGSK, encoded by the coding sequence ATGCTGCGTTTCGTGACGGGCCGGCTGATTGCGATGGTCTTGACCATGTGGGCGGTGAGCTTTGTGGCCTTTGCCATCATTCAGCTACCGCCGGGCGATTATCTGACCACCTATGTGGCCACGCTGAGCGCCAATGGAGACCGGGTCGATCCGGCCGCGATCGATGCGCTGCGCCAGCAATATGGCTTTGGGGAACCCTACCTCGTGCAATATTGGAAATGGGTCAGCGGCATCGTGCTGCGTGGCGATTTCGGGCAGAGTTTTGAATGGAAGGCGCCGGTCACCTCCCTGATCTGGGGACGGCTGGGCAATTCAATCCTGCTCGAAGGGCTGGCCGTTGTCGTGATGTGGCTGGTCGCTTTGCCCATCGGCATCTATGCGGCCGTGCGCAAATATTCGCTGGGCGATTATCTGGCCACCATTGGCGGGTTCATTGGCCTGGCCATTCCCAATTTCTTCTTCGCGCTGATCCTGATGTATCTCAGCTTCGTCTGGTTCGGGGAAACCATTGGCGGGCTGTTTTCGCCCGGTATGGAGAATGCCCGCTGGAGCGTTGAACGCATCTGGGACTTTTTAAGCCATGCCTGGGCGCCGATCCTGGTGCTGTCGACGGCGGGTACGGCGGAACTGATCCGCATCCTGCGCGCCAATCTGCTCGATGAACTCAAGAAGCCCTATGTGACCACTGCCCGGGCCAAGGGGCTCTCGGAAATGCGGGCAATTCTGAAATATCCCGTGCGAGTGGCGCTCAATCCGCTGGTCTCGACCATTGGCTGGCTGCTGCCGGCTTTGGTGTCGAGCTCGGTGATCGTGTCCGTGGTGCTGAACCTGCCGACGGCCGGGCCGCTGCTGCTGCGCTCGCTGACTTCCCAGGACATGTATCTGGCCGGGGCGATCATCATGCTGCTGGGCATATTGACGGTGATCGGCACCCTGATTTCCGACCTGATCCTGGCCTGGATCGACCCGCGCATTCGCTATGGGAGCAAATAG
- a CDS encoding ABC transporter permease — translation MAVDTMTDIAETIGIKKAKRESQFALMWRRFRQHKLALVSLWIILAFYLVALLAEFLAPFDPAQYNPRYTYAPPQGIQFFSTNEDGSWSLGPYVNGYKSEIDPKAMRRTFVIDNETKIPVEFFVPSKSYTLAGIIPMSVKLFGVTEPRAPLYVLGADRLGRDLLSRLIHGTRISLSIGLAGVTLSLFFGIIIGGFSGYYGGWFDSAVMRVIEFIRSMPTIPLWLGLAAALPKDWSALQTYFAITLILSLIGWTELARVVRGRFLSLRTEDFVTAAQLDGASDWRIITRHMVPSFMSHIIAAATLAVPGMILAETALSFLGLGLQAPIVSWGTLLQDAQNIRTLASAPWLLVPGLCVVIVILSLNFFGDGLRDAADPHGR, via the coding sequence ATGGCGGTGGATACCATGACCGATATTGCCGAAACCATCGGGATCAAGAAAGCCAAGCGCGAGAGCCAGTTTGCCCTGATGTGGCGCCGGTTCCGGCAGCACAAGCTGGCGCTAGTGAGCCTGTGGATCATCCTGGCCTTTTACCTGGTGGCGCTGCTGGCCGAGTTCCTCGCGCCGTTCGATCCGGCCCAGTACAATCCCCGCTACACCTATGCGCCGCCGCAGGGCATTCAGTTCTTCTCGACCAACGAGGATGGCTCCTGGTCGCTCGGGCCCTACGTCAACGGCTATAAGAGCGAAATCGACCCCAAGGCGATGCGCCGCACCTTCGTTATCGACAACGAAACCAAAATTCCGGTCGAATTCTTCGTGCCGTCCAAGTCCTACACGCTGGCCGGTATCATCCCGATGTCGGTCAAACTGTTCGGAGTGACCGAGCCGCGGGCGCCGCTCTATGTGCTAGGGGCGGATCGGCTGGGGCGGGACCTGTTGAGCCGGTTGATCCACGGCACGCGGATTTCGCTGTCGATCGGCCTGGCTGGCGTGACGCTGAGCCTGTTCTTCGGCATCATTATCGGCGGGTTCTCAGGCTATTATGGCGGCTGGTTCGACAGTGCGGTGATGCGGGTGATCGAGTTCATCCGCTCCATGCCCACTATTCCGCTCTGGCTGGGGCTGGCGGCGGCGCTGCCGAAAGACTGGTCGGCCTTGCAGACCTATTTCGCCATTACCCTGATCCTGTCACTGATCGGCTGGACGGAGCTGGCGCGTGTCGTACGGGGACGGTTCCTCAGTTTGCGAACCGAGGATTTCGTGACGGCGGCGCAGCTTGATGGGGCCAGCGACTGGCGCATCATCACCCGGCATATGGTGCCCAGTTTCATGAGCCATATCATTGCGGCGGCGACTTTGGCGGTGCCGGGGATGATCCTGGCGGAGACGGCTTTGTCCTTCCTCGGACTTGGCCTGCAGGCGCCGATCGTCAGCTGGGGCACGCTGCTGCAGGACGCCCAGAATATCCGCACCCTTGCCAGTGCGCCTTGGCTGCTGGTGCCGGGGCTGTGCGTGGTGATTGTCATTCTTTCCCTCAATTTCTTCGGAGATGGATTGCGCGATGCTGCAGACCCCCATGGCCGATAA
- a CDS encoding ABC transporter ATP-binding protein translates to MADKPLLKIENMSISFSSPDEPDIEAVRQVDLTLTPGKTLCLVGESGCGKSVTARAILRLLDKNAKIGSGRILFDEPGGARVDLAALKPDSTAMRAVRGNHISMIFQEPMSSLSPVHTIGDQIDEMMVIHEGLKPKQARERTVALLDQVGILGARERADAYPFQLSGGLRQRAMIAMALACTPNLLIADEPTTALDVTTQAQILDLLRQLQADYGMAMLFITHDLGVVAEIADEVAVMYLGDVVEQGSVYDVFAAPQHPYTQALMSSIPKMARKADRMRLAPIKGTVPSPKDRPQGCAFTSRCPYAFEPCSTVTPERTAVGANHHARCHLLTRAKAEVPA, encoded by the coding sequence ATGGCCGATAAGCCACTGCTGAAAATCGAGAATATGTCGATCAGCTTCTCCTCGCCCGACGAGCCCGATATCGAGGCCGTGCGGCAGGTGGACCTGACGCTGACGCCGGGCAAGACCTTGTGCCTGGTGGGTGAAAGCGGGTGCGGCAAGTCGGTGACGGCGCGGGCGATTTTGCGATTGCTCGACAAGAACGCCAAGATCGGCAGTGGCCGGATTCTGTTTGACGAGCCGGGTGGCGCGCGGGTCGATCTGGCCGCGCTCAAGCCGGACAGCACCGCCATGCGGGCGGTGCGCGGCAATCATATCTCGATGATCTTTCAGGAGCCGATGAGCTCGCTATCGCCGGTGCATACGATTGGCGACCAGATCGACGAGATGATGGTGATCCATGAGGGGCTCAAGCCCAAGCAGGCGCGCGAGCGCACTGTGGCTCTGCTCGATCAGGTGGGGATTCTCGGGGCGCGGGAGCGGGCCGATGCTTATCCATTCCAGCTGTCGGGCGGGTTGCGGCAGCGGGCGATGATCGCCATGGCTTTGGCCTGCACGCCGAATCTCTTGATCGCCGACGAGCCGACCACGGCGCTGGATGTGACGACGCAGGCGCAGATCCTCGACCTGTTGCGGCAATTGCAGGCCGATTACGGCATGGCGATGCTGTTCATCACCCATGATCTGGGGGTGGTAGCCGAGATCGCTGACGAAGTGGCGGTGATGTATCTGGGCGACGTGGTGGAGCAGGGCAGCGTCTATGACGTGTTTGCTGCGCCCCAGCACCCCTATACGCAGGCGCTGATGAGCTCCATTCCCAAAATGGCGCGCAAGGCCGACCGGATGCGGCTCGCGCCGATCAAGGGCACGGTGCCTTCGCCCAAGGATCGGCCGCAAGGCTGCGCTTTTACCAGCCGCTGCCCCTATGCCTTTGAGCCTTGCTCCACGGTGACGCCGGAGCGGACGGCGGTGGGCGCCAACCATCATGCACGGTGTCACCTGCTGACCCGGGCCAAGGCGGAGGTGCCGGCATGA
- a CDS encoding ABC transporter ATP-binding protein, protein MSTLLTVENLSKHYTVKSGLFAPMRQLDALTDINLTVEAGETLAIVGESGCGKTTLGRCIINAQPSSAGRVVYHPKTGGDVELTALNKRQIKPWRQDIRMIFQDPMSSLNPNMRVFDIVAEPLRIHKVCKGRELEDRVVSTLAKVGIPADAVGRYPHAFSGGQRQRIGIARALVLDPKLVIADEAVSALDVSIQAQVLNLLEDLKAEFGLTYIFISHDLGVVNYIADRVVVMYLGHVVENAPTEMLFERPRHPYTEVLLEALPIADPTRRKGRKTEVRGEIPYLGNRPVGCPFHTRCKYAQDRCRAEKPALRKINGTAQEAACHFAETLDLKGAYEDAPVTRTYA, encoded by the coding sequence ATGAGCACGCTTTTGACCGTCGAAAACCTGTCAAAGCACTACACGGTGAAATCTGGGCTGTTTGCGCCGATGCGGCAACTCGATGCGCTCACCGATATCAACCTCACCGTCGAGGCGGGGGAGACCCTGGCCATTGTGGGCGAGAGCGGGTGCGGCAAGACTACGCTGGGGCGCTGCATCATCAATGCGCAGCCCTCGAGCGCCGGGCGGGTGGTCTATCATCCCAAAACCGGCGGGGATGTGGAGCTGACGGCGCTAAACAAGCGGCAGATCAAGCCGTGGCGGCAGGACATCCGCATGATCTTTCAGGACCCGATGAGCTCGCTCAACCCCAATATGCGGGTGTTCGACATCGTGGCCGAGCCGCTGCGCATCCATAAGGTGTGCAAGGGGCGCGAGCTTGAGGATCGGGTGGTGTCGACGCTCGCCAAGGTCGGTATTCCGGCCGACGCGGTAGGGCGCTATCCGCATGCGTTCTCGGGTGGGCAGCGGCAGCGCATCGGCATTGCCCGGGCGCTGGTGCTGGACCCCAAGCTGGTGATTGCCGATGAGGCGGTGTCGGCGCTGGACGTATCGATCCAGGCGCAGGTGCTGAATCTATTGGAAGACCTCAAGGCCGAGTTCGGGCTGACCTATATTTTCATCAGCCACGATCTGGGGGTGGTCAACTATATCGCTGACCGGGTGGTGGTGATGTATCTGGGCCATGTGGTGGAAAATGCGCCCACCGAAATGCTGTTTGAGCGGCCGCGCCATCCCTATACCGAAGTGCTGCTGGAAGCGCTGCCGATTGCCGATCCGACGCGGCGCAAGGGGCGCAAGACCGAAGTGCGCGGGGAAATTCCCTATCTCGGCAACCGGCCCGTCGGCTGCCCGTTCCACACCCGCTGCAAATATGCCCAGGACCGCTGCCGCGCCGAAAAGCCGGCGCTGCGCAAGATCAATGGCACGGCCCAGGAAGCGGCCTGCCACTTTGCCGAAACATTGGATTTGAAGGGCGCTTATGAAGACGCGCCCGTGACCAGGACTTATGCATAA